The following proteins are encoded in a genomic region of Strix aluco isolate bStrAlu1 chromosome 23, bStrAlu1.hap1, whole genome shotgun sequence:
- the LOC141933832 gene encoding uncharacterized protein LOC141933832 gives MCSSGHYCPQGTQRGTQYPCPAGTHSTRLGNGRVADCAACPAGAFCASGTSKPVLCPIGTYRMEHGATVAADCTPCPGGYYCPQLGTVTPRTCGAGNFSDQGSVSCLPCLVGHYCASEHTSQEVMLLAMICPAGLLCPEGQAVVPDASANACPRGYYCPQGYNGLHAKPCPNGTYGEQRGLSSAAECSPCPAGKYCYRPGIEPPGIPHPTGDCPPGYNCPLGTGFPFSFPCMPGFFWANSSIEDKDTCKACPAGYYCDSPAMSEPKPCPAGFYCVKGSSKPEPCPEGTYSGKKGLSGLSECSPCGRGYYCASPGQTGPSGPCKAGFYCQGRALTPLPTDGVTGDVCPAGAYCPPGSPSPLPCPPGTYSNVSGLRSLRECLDCPPGLYCDGTNNQAPSGPCEPGYFCTGGAKSALQQVVMEGHYSLTGAFKPEPCPLGSFQPSRGQSLCRGCPEGTFCNETGLAAPRDCPKGHFCLAGSSLPLPCPVGTYTDVVRAGSCKPCPAGMFCSMVGLTEPEGHCQPGYYCVQGSSTSSPLS, from the exons ATGTGCAGCTCAGGGCACTACTGCCCTCAAG GTACACAGAGGGGCACGCAGTACCCCTGCCCTGCAGGAACTCACAGCACCAGGCTGGGGAATGGCAGAGTGGCGGATtgcgctgcctgccctgcaggaGCCTTCTGTGCCAGCGGGACCTCCAAGCCCGTTCTGTGTCCCAT AGGAACCTATCGCATGGAACATGGTGCGACAGTGGCTGCAGACTGCACCCCTTGTCCTGGAGGGTATTACTGCCCTCAGCTTGGCACTGTTACTCCTCGAACATGTGGTGCTGGCAACTTCTCA GACCAAGGTTCAGTCTCCTGCTTGCCGTGTCTTGTGGGACATTACTGTGCCAGTGAGCACACCAGCCAGGAGGTGATGCTGCTGGCCATGATTTGCCCAGCGGGTCTCCTGTGCCCAGAAGGACAGGCAGTTGTTCCAGACGCCAGTGCAAATGCCTGCCCAAGAGGATACTACTGTCCCCAGGGATACAAT GGCTTACATGCTAAGCCTTGCCCGAATGGGACCTACGGGGAGCAGAGGGGTCTAAGCAGTGCTGCTGAATGCTCACCGTGCCCCGCAGGGAAGTACTGCTACAGACCTGGGATCGAGCCTCCAGGAATTCCCCACCCT ACAGGGGATTGCCCACCTGGCTATAACTGCCCTCTGGGGACCGgattccctttctccttcccctgtaTGCCAGGTTTCTTCTGGGCTAATTCCAGCATAGAGGATAAGGACACTTGCAAAGCGTGTCCAGCCGGGTATTACTGTGACTCTCCTGCCATGTCAGAGCCCAAACCTTGCCCAGCA GGCTTTTACTGTGTCAAAGGCAGCTCTAAACCCGAGCCCTGCCCAGAGGGTACATACAGTGGCAAGAAGGGGCTGTCCGGACTCTCAGAGTGCAGTCCCTGTGGCCGTGGCTACTACTGTGCTTCTCCAGGACAGACTGGGCCGAGCGGTCCCTGTAAGGCGGGGTTCTACTGCCAGGGCAGGGCCCTGACTCCA TTGCCCACAGATGGTGTGACAGGAGACGTGTGTCCTGCTGGGGCATACTGCCCTCCTGGCTCTCCCTCACCTCTCCCCTGTCCTCCAGGAACTTACAGCAATGTGAGCGGGTTGAGAAGCCTCCGTGAGTGCTTGGACTGCCCACCTGG CCTGTATTGTGATGGGACAAATAACCAAGCTCCTTCAGGACCGTGTGAACCTGGCTACTTCTGTACAGGAGGTGCCAAAAGTGCTCTTCAGCAAGTGGTGATGGAGGGGCATTATTCCTTAACAGGAGCTTTCAAGCCAGAGCCGTGTCCTCTTGGCAGCTTCCAGCCT AGCCGTGGTCAGTCTCTTTGCAGGGGCTGTCCAGAGGGTACGTTCTGTAATGAGACAGGCCTGGCTGCACCCCGGGATTGTCCCAAAGGGCATTTTTGCTTGGCTGGGAGTTCTTTGCCTCTCCCGTGTCCAGTG GGAACTTACACAGACGTAGTCAGGGCAGGTTCATGCAAGCCCTGCCCAGCAGGCATGTTCTGCAGCATGGTTGGTCTGACGGAGCCAGAAGGGCATTGTCAGCCAGGATATTACTGCGTTCAAGGTTCCAGCACCTCCTCGCCT CTTTCATAA